From the genome of Methanofollis sp. UBA420:
ACCACCTCTTCCCCGGCCGCCCGCACCTGGTCCCTGTACCGTGCGACCGCCTCCGCGGCGGCCGGTTCTGTCAGCCAGGCCCCCCCGCCGCGATAGATCTCGGCGACGAACTCGGTCTTGTAGTTGCGTGCCATCCGCTGTGTCAGGAGTCTGAGCACCTGAAAATGGCTCTGCTCCGGGAAACCGCAGTTTGCGATCATCACGAACTTCGGGCTCTCCCCGCCCCTATTCGGATGGACGGTCTCTCCCCCCGCGTCCACGACAAAATGGGGGTCGCCGAGCGGGAGGAGGCGGTCGATGAAGATCTTCAGGCGGCTGGAAATATTGTCGTTGTGAAGGGGCGTTGCGAAGACGACGACGTCGGCGGAGGAGAACAATCCGATCAACTCTTCCATATCGTCCTTCAGGACGCACTCCGCCGTCGGCGACAGCCAGCACTGAAAACACCCGAGGCAGTGATCGATCTTTTTCTCCGCGAGGAAGACGTTCTCCACATCGGCGCCCGCCCCTGCCGCCCCTTCGAGGAAGGCGTCGACCATGACGTGCGTGTTGCTCTCCTCCCCCTTCGGACTCCCGTTGAATGCGACGACTTTCATGTGGTTCACCGTCGTCTGATCGATGCGGGGTGGGTAATAAAGGTGTGGGCCGCGGGGTTATACCCGGGTGATGATCGCGGATTTTGACAGTTTATAACCGGTCAAAAAATTCGTGTCAGGTCTGCCAGTCTTACTCTATCCCCATCAAAATCCCGGCCAGCGCGAAGAGGAGGAGGCCGTTGACCACGACGACGCCCGCGATCACCATGCCGGAGACGAGGCCGGGCACGAGCATGCTGACGCCGAAGGCGATCGCAACGAGGTTCAGCACCGTCTGAGTGACCAGCAATTTTTTCAGGGCCGGGGGGATGGGCCCGGCCGGGAGGTCTCCGCCGCCCCGGAGCACCGGGAGAAACCGCCCGGCGAGGAGGACGCCGCCCCCGACGATGTTCAGGAGGCCGAGGAGGACCCTGAGCAGGTCGGTCAGGACGCCCGGCACGATGCAGGCGACGACGCCCAGGGCGGCGAAGACGGCCCCGATCAGGACCATGAGCCAGGAGCGGGTGTACTGGCCCACCGGCGTCTCCCCGAGGGCCATCATCTGGATGGCCATGATGACCATCAGCAGGCCGAGCTGACCGTCAGGGGAGAAGGGGATCGCCCCCAGGTTGACCGGGAAGAGGAGGAGGCCGAGGAGCACCAGGAGGGTGGCGACCACGAGGATGGTGGCGACCGGGAGGGAGACCGAGGCGTCCCGGAAAATGCGGAAACCGCTCTGTGTCTGAGAGTCGTCGGGCGTCATGTCTCCCCCTGGGGGTACGCCCTCGCCGTCTTCTGAATGCTCCACGCGAGATAGAAGAAAAAGACGCCGTAGAGGACGAGGAGCACCGCCGTCTGCGGGTCGGTCGTGATGCCGGGGAGGAGGGTGACAAGGCCGAGGGCGACCGAGAGGAGGTACACGCCCGTGCAGGCGACTGTCAGGTGCCGCAGGACGCCGGGCACCTTCAGCCACGTCCTCGCCCTCCCTTCGACAAGGAACAACTGGAGGAGAAGAGCGGTCCCGCCGCCGGCGAGGAGGACGCCGACCAGGATGCGGACAGGTGCGGTCAGGGTGCCGGGGATGAAGCAGGCGACCATGCCGACGACCGCCGTGCAGATGCCGAGCACGACGACCGCCCACGACCGGCGGAGGTCGCCGAAGGGCGTCTTCCCCATCGTGACGACCTGGAAGGAGACGATGACCAGGAAAAGACCGTAGGTGCTGTCCGGCGTGTAGGGCAGGTCCCCCCTATGGATGCCGACGAGGAGGAGGCCGAAGAGGAGCATGAAGACGCCGAAGACAAGGAGGATGACGACCTCGAAGGAGAGGTCAGACTCCTCTCTCAGCGTCGAAGAGGTTTTTTCGTTCTCGCGGTTCTCGACCACCAAATCCGTCTCTCCCCTGAAATGTCTCCGGCACCGGGTGCGCGAATACTCGTAATTGGGTAGATATTCGATATATCATTCGTATTATATGTATCCATTTGAGATCTGTGCCGCCTCGTCCCTCGCCTGTCCCTCTCTTCTCTCCGGTGCCATTCATCCGACCGTCAGAACCTATCTCGGCCGCATATCTGTCAGTTCCATTGACAGAGATCCTGTATCGGGCATTTTTGAATTCATGTGACTCTGCACGGATGATTCAAAAAATATATCTGTCCCGACAATAATCCGTGAGCAGGAATACCCATGTTCAGACCACGAAACGATTTCACATACCTGATGCCGGTCCACTTCGGCGGCGGAAAATTCGATGCCGGGACGCTCATCACGCAGAGATCGACGGCCCTGACCCTCACCTACGAAACCGAGAGAGACCTTCTGGAGAACTACATCCCCGAAGGTTTCGAACTCCTGGCCCCTGAGGTGCAGGTGAGTTTCAACAGGTTCACCGAGATCAACTGGATGCAGGGCGGACAGTACAACCTGATCAATGTGGCGGCGCCTGTCAGGTTCCACGGCACGAAGGACCGCCTGGACGGCGCGTACACGCTGGTCGTCTGGGAGAACAAGACCGCACCCATCCTCGGCGGGCGGGAGCAGACCGGGATCCCGAAGATCTATGCTGATATCGAGGACCTGCACATCGTCAGGCCGCACTATGCGACGACGGTCAGTTACGAGGGGAACACCTTCCTCACCCTGGACTTCGAGGCCGCAGGGCCGATAACGGGAGAGGACCTGGACGCCGTGAAGTCCCAGATGGCGTCCATGAACACCCTGGGGTGGCGGTATATCCCGAAGGTGGGGGCGCCGGGTGCGGAATTGAGCCAGTTCGTCCTCTACCCTCAGGGTATGGAGGTGGAGTCGGCACAGGCGGGAACGGGCACCCTCAGGTGGACAGAGCAGACGCCGATGCAGAACCCGGCCCAGTACTATATCATCAACAGCCTCGCCGCCCTCCCCATAAAGAGGGTGACGCAGGCGTTGCTGACCGAGGGGACGGCCGTCCTTCGTGCGATGGGCGCGAGGGTCATCGAATGAGAGGTGGAAACTATGGATGAGTATTACAACGGCAAGATCGCTATCGTCACCGGGGCGAACTCAGGGATCGGGTATGCGGTGAGCGAGGAACTCCTGAAGAGGGGGGCTATCGTCTACATGGCCGGACGGAGTCGGGAGAAGATCGCGAAAGCTGCGGCGCAGCTCTCCGCGTACGGGGACCGCGTCCGCACCCTCGTCATGGACGTGACGAAGGAGGAGCAGGTGCAGAAGGGCATCGAGGGGACGGCGGCCGAGGCCGGGAGGCTGGACCTGCTGTTCAACAATGCGGGGGTGGGCGGCACCCTCCCGTTCGAGCAGGCGACCTTGGAGGACTGGAAGACGATCATCGACACCAATCTCTGGAGCGTCATCTACGGCGTCCATTTCGCGGTGCCGATCATGCTCAGGCAGGGGTCGGGCCATATCGTGAACACCAGTTCGATTGCAGGCATCATCCCGCCTCCGTTCCAGGCGCTCTACTCTCTCACGAAATACGGGGTGACCGGCATGACCGAGTGCCTGAAATACGAGTTTGCAGAGAAGGGTCTCCACTTCTCGACCATCTGTCCGGCCAATATCGCGACCGCGATCTTCAACAAGAGCATCGACGGCAAAACCCACGGCGACCTGCGGGTCCCGGACGACGCCTATCCTGTCGAGAAGGCGGCGTCT
Proteins encoded in this window:
- a CDS encoding flavodoxin family protein, whose translation is MKVVAFNGSPKGEESNTHVMVDAFLEGAAGAGADVENVFLAEKKIDHCLGCFQCWLSPTAECVLKDDMEELIGLFSSADVVVFATPLHNDNISSRLKIFIDRLLPLGDPHFVVDAGGETVHPNRGGESPKFVMIANCGFPEQSHFQVLRLLTQRMARNYKTEFVAEIYRGGGAWLTEPAAAEAVARYRDQVRAAGEEVVTAGRLSEGTRQRLEEPLVPSPEYVEIYRQAVNRYWDDLWSGRT
- a CDS encoding acetoacetate decarboxylase family protein, translating into MFRPRNDFTYLMPVHFGGGKFDAGTLITQRSTALTLTYETERDLLENYIPEGFELLAPEVQVSFNRFTEINWMQGGQYNLINVAAPVRFHGTKDRLDGAYTLVVWENKTAPILGGREQTGIPKIYADIEDLHIVRPHYATTVSYEGNTFLTLDFEAAGPITGEDLDAVKSQMASMNTLGWRYIPKVGAPGAELSQFVLYPQGMEVESAQAGTGTLRWTEQTPMQNPAQYYIINSLAALPIKRVTQALLTEGTAVLRAMGARVIE
- a CDS encoding SDR family oxidoreductase, coding for MDEYYNGKIAIVTGANSGIGYAVSEELLKRGAIVYMAGRSREKIAKAAAQLSAYGDRVRTLVMDVTKEEQVQKGIEGTAAEAGRLDLLFNNAGVGGTLPFEQATLEDWKTIIDTNLWSVIYGVHFAVPIMLRQGSGHIVNTSSIAGIIPPPFQALYSLTKYGVTGMTECLKYEFAEKGLHFSTICPANIATAIFNKSIDGKTHGDLRVPDDAYPVEKAASFILDRVAEQKGIIVVPEDPNTDVWKGYVLGDREVEERLYQMAHDRREAFEKGGTYF